Within Oribacterium sp. oral taxon 102, the genomic segment CCGAATGCCGCACCGAGAAAAAAAGCGAGAGTGGAAAGATACAGAGTATACGCCGCTTCTATCGTCATTTCCATTCTCCTCCGCGCAATGTCCATATTAAAACACGGCGGATATTCCGCCGCCTGACAGGAACTTATACAAGTATATAACACCCATGCGGGAATTTCCAGCACTGCGACATGCGGTCGTCCTTCCGGAAAAGGCCCGCTTCCCGTGCAGGGAAACGAGCCTTGGTTCCTCAGGCGAACTTGTACGGTGCTACCATCTCCCGAAGCTTCTCCGCCTCGTTGGAAAGCTCGGAGGAAGCCGCCGCGCTCTGCTCGGAGGTAGAGGAATTGGTTTGCACGACGGAGGAAATCTGCGTCAGGCCGATATTGATCTGGTCGATCGCATCTGCCTGCTTCCCGGAGGCTGTTGAAATGCTGCTGATCATCTCACGCGTCTTGTCCGCATACTCCGCAACCCGGAGCAGCGCCTCCGCGGTCTCTGCCGCGATGCCTCTGCCCTTCTCCACCGCCTCTACCGAGGTCGTAATCAACGTTCCGGTGCTCTGCGCCGCCTCCGCCGACTTCTGCGCGAGATTCCGCACCTCGTCCGCCACGACGGCGAAGCCTTTTCCTGCCTCTCCGGCGCGCGCAGCCTCGATCGCCGCATTCAGCGCCAGAATATTGGTCTGGAACGCAATATTATCGATCATACCGATAACCGTCTGGATCTGCATGGAGGAATCGGCGATTTCGTCCATCGCATCCTTCAGGCTCAGCATCTCCCGATTGCTTGCCTCAATCGCACTTCTGGCATTTCCGGCGAAGGCGCTTGCCTCCTCCGCGGACTTCGCATTGTTCCGCACATCATCGTTAATCGCGTTCACCATTGAGGTCAGCTCCTCCAGAGAGGATGCCTGCTCCGAAGCGCCCTGCGCGAGTGCCTGTGCTGCATCGGCAATCTGTGAGGAGGAACCGGCAATCTGCTCTGTCGAGGTCTTCACCACCGAGAGCGACACGCCGAGACGATCCCGTATCTTCCGCATCGACAGGAGGAGATGCTGCAGCGAGCCGACATAATGCTTACGATTCTCGCTCTTTATCGCAAAGTTCCCGTCTGCCAGCGCATCCAGAAGATAATCGATATCCCGTATGATGAGCACCAGATGCTCCGCCATCTCCGTGAAGCGTGCTGCCATTTCTCCGATCTCATTGTTCGGATACTTAACCTCCGTGTCGATCTGATCCAGCTGAAAATTCTTGATGCTGTCCGCCAGCTTGGACAGAGGCTTCAGCGGTGCCATGCTCCTGCGGAGGAAGCGCACGCAGAGCACACCCATCAGCGCGATGCCGAACAGGCCGAAGACAATCACGAAAAGGATCGCACGAATCAGCGGCTTCTGCACCTCCGCATAGCTCACAACGAAGCCGGAATACCACTCCATGTCCGTTCCCTCGACGGTGACCGGAGTATAGCAGTACGCTGCCTCCTCCCCGAGCACCGGATCGTAGGAACGATCGATCACCTGGCTTTCTCCGTTTTTAATGCGGGAAATCTGCGCCTCTGCACCGCTGGGCTGCCCGGCGAGCTCCGGCTTCAGGCTGTTCATAACCGTCAGGTTCTTGGCATCCACAAAACTCTGATACCGCTTCTGAAAGCCGTTGCACTCATAGCAGAGACTGTTCAGGGAATCTGCCAGAATGTCACAGTTCGCCACACCGACGAACTCCCCGTTGACATAAATCGGCGCGCTCAGCGTGATCATCCAGATATTCGACCCGTCCGGCATCGTGTACTGATATGGCTCCGTGACATGAATCTTCTGCGTTTCCCTGGTGATCTGATAATACTCTCCAGACGAATAGCTATCGTAATCATTCGCCGTAGTCACCTCTGTCCCGCCGCCGAGATTGTAGGCGTAATAGGACAGTCCCCTCGGCGTGCTCGTGAAAAATGCATTCGGCTCAAAGGCGGCATAAGCGGAGTAGACCCTGCCCGAGTTCACCACGCTCATCAGCGTGCCGCGAATCATCGCACCGCCCTGCGCCTCTCCCATTATTCTGAAATTCGCGAAGGAATCCGCCATGGTTTCAGCGTAGACCTGCATCTCTCCGATGTATTTCTCCAGCGTCAGCGCGTTCGCCTCCGCCCCGGATGAAACCTGTTTTTTCAGCGTCGTCTTGATATTGGCATTAAAAAGCAGCGCAAAAACCACGCAAAGCACCGTTACCGCAAAGGCAGACAGGGCAACGATCGACACGGAGAGATCTGTGACAATGCTATGATACTTTTTCTTCGCGGTATCCCTCCCGCTTTTTTCTTTCCTCTTCATTTTCTGTTTCCTCCATGAAATGTACAGAAGTGCTGCATTTCTCTGTATTCTCAGACTGATCTGCCGGTGAGCACAGCCCATCGGCAGATCCCTCTCCTCCTGAAATCAGCGATTCCTTATATTCTTTTGTCAGCAAAGCAGCATCGATACTCCGGCTTTCGCTTTGCCTCACTGCAAAAAGCTTAATACTTCGACTCGTCAAAATGGAAGTCCTTCATCAGCTCCGCCGTCTCCGGTCTCCTGATGGGAGACTCCGCCGCCCTCTCCTCCGGATGCGGCACAGAGGGCGGATTGACGCGGGGCTCTGATTTCTTTGCTGCCTTCTCCGCATGCCTCGGCTCCTCAGGAGATTGCGCAGGCACTTGCCGAGCAGGACTGACCTTCTCCGTGTGTCTCAGTTCCCCCTGCTTTGGCTCTGCACTCTGCGAAGCTGTCCTCTCAGCAGGATTCGGAGACTGCATGGACATCCGCGGGGCAGGAGTAGCCTTCTTCGCGCAATTCGACTCCTCCTGCTCTGACGCCGCACTCTGCGAAGCTGTCATCCCGGCAGACTTCTCCGAGGACACAGGCTCTGTCTCGCTTCGGGCAGGCTCCGCTGTCGGAGGCACAAGGGCAGTTTCCGGAAGCGGTTCCGGAGCCTGCACCGAAAGACTCTCCGAAATCGCAGCATTCGTCTCTCCTCGGAGCTTAAAGAACGCCACGAGCTCATTCAGCTGACGCGCCTGTCTCGCCATTTCCTCGCTCGCTGCCGCACTCTCCTCCGAGGTCGCCGAATTTGTCTGCACGACGGAGGAGATCTGATCCAGTCCTGCCGTAAACTGTGCGATTCCCTTCGCCTCTTCATTGGAGGCATCCGAAATATTCCGGATCAGCCCATTGACATGCATGGCGCCGCCGGATACCGTGCGGAGCGCTTCCGCTGTTTTCTCCGTAATCTCTGCGCCGCGGCTGATCGCCTCCAGCGCTTCTCCGATCAGGTCGCTGGTATTCTGCGCCGCCTTTGCCGACTTCTGCGCGAGGTTGCCGACCTCGTCCGCTACGACAGCGAAGCCCTTGCCTGCCGCGCCCGCTCTCGCCGCCTCGATTGCCGCATTGAGAGAAAGGATATTGGTCTGGAAGGCAATGTCATCGATGGTCTTGATGATCTTGCCGATCTCATGGGACTTCTCGGTGATATCCTGCATAGCTCTGGAAAGCTCCTCCATCTTGCTGTTGCTGATATCCACCGCGTCTCTCGCCTGCGCGCTCAGCGCTGACGCCTGCTGCGCCGTTTTCGCCGTTTCCTGTACCTTTCCGGAGATCGTGTTCATTGATGCCGAAAGCTCCTCTATGGAAGACGCCTGCTGCATCGCGCCCTGCGAGAGCGCCTGCGCGCCGGAGCTGACCTGCCCCGCCCCGTCGTTCACCTTCTTCGCCGCGTCCCGGATATTCGAGATCATCCGGCTCAGCTGCTCTGAAATCGAATTCAGTGAGGCGAGCAGAGGCTGGTAGGCTCCAATATAGAGCTCCCCATCGCCCGGATGATCGATCGCGAAGTTTCCGCCGGACAGCTTGCCGAGCTTCTCGCCCAGATTTTCGATAATCTCCCGTACCCGGCGCTGCATCGCGTTGATGCTCCGCACCAGATCCCCGATATCATCATGGTACGGATAGTCCAGCTCGGCATCCAGCTCACCGCGCGACATCCTGTCTGCCGTGGAGGAAATCATCGTGAGCGGGCGAAGCGACTTCCGCACCACTGCCATCGTCAGAAGCAGGATCTCCAGAAGGATAACGAGCTCTGCCGCGGACAGCGTCCAGAAAAGCCGCATCTTGTCCGCATTGAACTCAGCAGCTTCAATCGATGCCTGCATCCACCATGTCTCGCTGCCCATCTGCACGGGCGTCAGACAGCGAACGTGATCGCCCATCAGCAGTTCGAACTGGCTGCCCTTCGACATCCCTTCCCTGACCTCCCTGCTGCTCTTCGCGGACATAAGATCCTCGATCCGCTTCAGCTCCGCGCTATCCGTCGTTGAGGAAACGATGGTGCCGCTCGAGCTGATGACATCGAAGAAAAGAGTCCGGTACTTCTCATTCTGCATGGCAGACAGACTGCCGAAGCTTCTGGGATCCAGATCGATGATCACAGCGCCGACAAACTGCTCCCAGTAGAAGATCGGATACACTGCGGTGACGATAGTCTGCCCGCTCAGCTTGCCGGTATAGGGGTCGGTATAGAACGGCTGCCGGGTTTCCTGCACCTTCCTGAAGTATCCGTCCTCCTCCCCGTAAATCGCGTAGTCGATGTTCCGGACGATTCCGTTCTTCGCATCATCCCTCGAGATATACGGCGCGTAATTCTCCAGATTCGACTGGAAGGCATTTTTCTCGAAGAAAACACCGCCACCGACGATATTCTCATTGCCCTCTATAGCGGAACGCAGTGTATTCAGGATGAGCTGCTCCTCCTGAAAGCGGATATCCGTGATCCGATGCGTATTGTCGACGAGGCTGTACGGGTTCGAGATGAAGATCTCGCTGTAGTCCTTTTTCCCATACATGATCTTCAGGCTGTTCTCAAGATTCCGCGTGATGCTCTCGTTCACCAGCGTGGTCTGCGCCAGCTTCTCCGCATTCGCATCCGAAATGCTGCAAAGCCCGTGGATCTTCTCTCTGCTGAACGCTCTTCCCGCAACAAATACGATCATCAGATTCAGGACAATGAATAGCGCCAGCGTCACAATGCCGAGAATGCCGGACAGCTTCGTGCTCAGGCTCCAGCTCCGATTCGTTCTGGGCTTCCTCTGCCTGATCCCTCTGTCAGATTTTCTGCTTCTGCTGTTTTGTCTCATCCTTATGGTCCTCCACATTAGACTATTATACTAATCGGCTTCTTTATCATT encodes:
- a CDS encoding methyl-accepting chemotaxis protein — translated: MKRKEKSGRDTAKKKYHSIVTDLSVSIVALSAFAVTVLCVVFALLFNANIKTTLKKQVSSGAEANALTLEKYIGEMQVYAETMADSFANFRIMGEAQGGAMIRGTLMSVVNSGRVYSAYAAFEPNAFFTSTPRGLSYYAYNLGGGTEVTTANDYDSYSSGEYYQITRETQKIHVTEPYQYTMPDGSNIWMITLSAPIYVNGEFVGVANCDILADSLNSLCYECNGFQKRYQSFVDAKNLTVMNSLKPELAGQPSGAEAQISRIKNGESQVIDRSYDPVLGEEAAYCYTPVTVEGTDMEWYSGFVVSYAEVQKPLIRAILFVIVFGLFGIALMGVLCVRFLRRSMAPLKPLSKLADSIKNFQLDQIDTEVKYPNNEIGEMAARFTEMAEHLVLIIRDIDYLLDALADGNFAIKSENRKHYVGSLQHLLLSMRKIRDRLGVSLSVVKTSTEQIAGSSSQIADAAQALAQGASEQASSLEELTSMVNAINDDVRNNAKSAEEASAFAGNARSAIEASNREMLSLKDAMDEIADSSMQIQTVIGMIDNIAFQTNILALNAAIEAARAGEAGKGFAVVADEVRNLAQKSAEAAQSTGTLITTSVEAVEKGRGIAAETAEALLRVAEYADKTREMISSISTASGKQADAIDQINIGLTQISSVVQTNSSTSEQSAAASSELSNEAEKLREMVAPYKFA
- a CDS encoding methyl-accepting chemotaxis protein, whose protein sequence is MRQNSRSRKSDRGIRQRKPRTNRSWSLSTKLSGILGIVTLALFIVLNLMIVFVAGRAFSREKIHGLCSISDANAEKLAQTTLVNESITRNLENSLKIMYGKKDYSEIFISNPYSLVDNTHRITDIRFQEEQLILNTLRSAIEGNENIVGGGVFFEKNAFQSNLENYAPYISRDDAKNGIVRNIDYAIYGEEDGYFRKVQETRQPFYTDPYTGKLSGQTIVTAVYPIFYWEQFVGAVIIDLDPRSFGSLSAMQNEKYRTLFFDVISSSGTIVSSTTDSAELKRIEDLMSAKSSREVREGMSKGSQFELLMGDHVRCLTPVQMGSETWWMQASIEAAEFNADKMRLFWTLSAAELVILLEILLLTMAVVRKSLRPLTMISSTADRMSRGELDAELDYPYHDDIGDLVRSINAMQRRVREIIENLGEKLGKLSGGNFAIDHPGDGELYIGAYQPLLASLNSISEQLSRMISNIRDAAKKVNDGAGQVSSGAQALSQGAMQQASSIEELSASMNTISGKVQETAKTAQQASALSAQARDAVDISNSKMEELSRAMQDITEKSHEIGKIIKTIDDIAFQTNILSLNAAIEAARAGAAGKGFAVVADEVGNLAQKSAKAAQNTSDLIGEALEAISRGAEITEKTAEALRTVSGGAMHVNGLIRNISDASNEEAKGIAQFTAGLDQISSVVQTNSATSEESAAASEEMARQARQLNELVAFFKLRGETNAAISESLSVQAPEPLPETALVPPTAEPARSETEPVSSEKSAGMTASQSAASEQEESNCAKKATPAPRMSMQSPNPAERTASQSAEPKQGELRHTEKVSPARQVPAQSPEEPRHAEKAAKKSEPRVNPPSVPHPEERAAESPIRRPETAELMKDFHFDESKY